CAACCTGCTGTCGACCGAAATCGCCCGCTCGGTCGTGGAGGCGGTCGACGGCATCCGCGAGGTCCGCATCCGACTGCTCTCACAGATCGGCAAGCCGATCGACGAGCCCCACGTCGCCGACGCCAGCCTCGTCACCGAGGCGGGCGTCGAGGTCGGCGACATCGAGGCGGCGGTCGAGGCGATCATCGACGAGGAGCTCGCGAACGTGACCGACATCACCGAGCGCGTGATCGACGGCGAGTTGACGACGTTTTGAGTGGACCAGAGAGCGAACCGGGCGGGCGAGGCGGTCCCTCGGCCGTCGGCGGCCGAGCGAAACCGCTTTTTCAGTCGCTCCGTATGTCCGGCCATGACGCGAGTGTGTCTCGTCGGCGACGGGGACGTCGAGTTGCGGTACGAACTCCTCAGCCGCGAGACGTCGCGGGCGGCGCTTTCGACCTACGACCTCGCCGCACCCTACGAGAACACGGTCGCCGTCGAGACGGTCTCGCTGGGCGCCGCCGTTGCGCTGTTGAACGACCTCGAGTGGTATCTGGTCCGGTTCGCCCGCGAGGCGCTCGTCCTCGATCCGTCGGTGAGTAAAAAAGAGTGGCTCTCTCGCGCGCTCGCGGCCGCGATCCGCGACGACGGCCTCGACCACGCCAATTCGGGGCGGTTTCTGAAGCTGTTCGGCGTCGACGACGGCCGGCTCCTCGAACCGATGTTCGTGACCCGAACCGGGCCGGAACTCCCGGCATACGACCTCCACGACGTCGAAGACACCCTCGCCGTCCGGGTGACCGAATCCGAGTTCGGCGCGTAGCCGGCCGTCGTCCGATTCGCGTTTGCGCTCCGGGGTCGTGCTCAGATCTCGACGCCGCTGGGGATGAGGCTCCGATCCCGGAGCAGGTTCCCGTCGCCGTCGTACACCAGAAGCGTCGACTTGTCGTATTCCGCCAGTCGGGTTCCCCCGTCGGTCTCGATGACGAGGCGGTACCGACCGTCGGCGTCGGCGCTGGCCGCCTCGACGACCGAGAGTACCGGGGCGCTCGTGGCGTTGACCTCGAGGACGTACTCGCCAGTGATGCGGTCCGACACCGCGAAGACACCCGCCGGCGCGTCGGTGTCGAGTGGCTCGTGCAACCGGTAGGCCACGTCGACCCCGTCGCCGTCGAGTTGGCCGTCGTCGCGGCGGAGTCGCGTTTCGAGTTCGTCGGTCGGTCCCTCGTACGTGATCGACACGCTCGGCTCTTCCGATTCCTCGGCCGTCACGCCCGCCGTCTCCAGAGTGAAGTAGTCACGCCGCATCCCTGTTTGCGTGCCGATACGGGCGCCGCACGCATGAACGTAACGCCCCCGTCAGGGACGACCCGGTCCGGTGTGGGCAGGCCGGTACCGGCCGCCTCGGGCAGGACGCCACGACGGTCCCCGAGGGACGCGCTGGCGACGACGGAGGCGGCTCGATCGGGGACACGCCGGGGGCGAATACGGCGGACCTTTATTCCGTCTGCCCGCATACCGTCGGGTACGCGACACAGATGTCTCGAGACGACGCGTCCGTTCGCCCGGAAGAGCACTCGACCCGATCGGTCCGACAGCGACTCGCCCGGGCGGTCGAGTCGCTCCGTGGGTCGTCGATCCCCGAGGAGTCGTATCGCCCCGGAGAGCACGGCCGAATCGTCGGAGACCGGACCTTCGATGGCGAGCGGGTCGAGGCGTACTGGCTGAACGCGCCTTTCTCCTACGCCGTTATTACGCACGACGACGAGGAGAACGAACACCGTTATTACGCCGTCGAACCCGACCTCGACCGTTTCGAACGCGACGTCCTCGAAACGCTATACGACGACGTTCGGGTGCCACTTTTGTACACCGAACACGGGGGCAATCCGGAGGACGTTCTCAGATCCGAGCTCCGAACGCGGCTCGAACGGTACGGTGTCGAGCCGGACGTCGCCGGGTTTTATCGGCTGTACTACTACCTCTATCGACGGTTCCAGGGGTTCGGCAAGGTCGATCCGTTGATGCACGATCCCTACATAGAGGACATCTCCTGTGACGGGTACAACCTCCCGCTGTACGCCTACCACGACGGGTATCAGGACATCGAGACGAACGTCTCCTTCGAGGAGACCGGCCTCGACAGCTACATTGTTCGGATGGCCCAACAGGCCGGACGGCACATCTCGGTCGGGAATCCGATCGTCGAAACGACGCTCGTCGACGGCTCCCGCGCGGAGTTGGCGCTGGGGGAGGAGGTGACGCCGCACGGATCGGCCTTCACTATCCGGAAGTACAGCGACGAGCCGTTCACCCCGATCGACCTGCTCGAGTTCGGCACCTTCTCGCTTGGGCAGATGGCGTACCTGTGGCTGGGGATCGAACACAACAAGAACATCGTCTTCGCCGGCGGGACCGCCTCCGGGAAAACGACCTCGATGAACGCCATCTCGATGTTCGTCCCGCCGCGATCGAAGCTGATCACCATCGAGGACACCCGCGAACTGTCGCTGTATCACGACAACTGGCTGTCGTGTGTGACCCGCGAGCGCCTCGACGAGGCCGCGAACGTCACGATGTACGACCTGTTGCGGTCGTCGCTTCGGCACCGCCCCGAGTACATCATCGTCGGCGAGGTCCGCGGCGAAGAGGCGATAACGCTGTTTCAGGCGATGAACACGGGGCATACGACGCTTTCGACGATGCACGCCGACTCGGTCCAGACAGTCATCAACCGCCTCGAGAACGAGCCGATCAACGTGCCGCGGCCGATGGTACAGTCGCTCGATATCCTCTGCGTTCAGCGGCTCGCTCGCTTCGGCAGCGAGCGCGTCCGGCGGGCGGGGACGATCGCCGAGATCGAGGGGATCGACCAACGGACCGGCGAGCTCGACTACACCGGGGCGTACAACTGGGACTCCGCGACCGACACGTTCAGCGAAGGGACCGAAAAGCTGACCGAGGAGATTCGCGAGGAACGCGGCTGGTCGAAGACCGAACTGCTCAGAGAGCTACAGCGGCGGCGGCGGTTTCTGGCGTTCCTCCAGGAACGGGGGATCTCACAGTACGAGCAGTTCACGGCGATGGTCAACCGATACTACGCCGTCCCCGAAGAGGTGATGGGTCGGATCGAAGCGGCCGAGGCCGACGGTCGCGTCGACCTCGACGCCGGGGCGGTCGTCGACCCCGGATCGAACGAGGCCGAGCCGCGGAGCGGATAGATGCTTTGGGTGCTCCCGCTCGTTGCGGCGATCGGCCTCCTCGGTGCGTTCCTCGCGGCGCCGTATAGTCCCCGGATCGATGCCGCGGTCACGCGGCTCGCGTTTTTGCTCCTCGGCGGGCGCGGCATCGAAATCGACGTCGAGCGAGAGCAGGCGCTCCGATCGGCGGCGATCGGCGTCCCCTACCGGGAGTACGCTGCAAAGACGTACATCTACACCGCCGGTGCCGGGGTCGCGGGTGCGGTCGTCGGCGTGTACCTCGGCGCGGCGGGGCTGTTCGTGCTCGCCTCGCCGGGGCTGTCGTTCGATCCGAACGCGACGATCGAGACGTCGAACGTCGTGCAGCTGGGGGTGTTCCTCCTGAGCGGCGCCCTCCTCAGCGCGGTCGCAGTGGGGGCGACCTACGAACTCCGCTGGCGGCTGCCGTCGGTTCGAGCGGACGGGCGCGCGAGGCGGATCGACGCCGGCCTCCCCCGTACGGTCGCGTTCACCTACGCTCTGACCCGCGGCGGAATGTCGTTTCCGGACGTGCTCCGGACGCTCTCGGACAACGAGCGGGTGTTCGGCGAGGGCGCTGCCGAGGTCGACGTCGCCGTCCGGAACATCGACCTGTTCAACGTCGACCTCGTGACGGCCGTCCAGGACCTCTCGGAGAACACCCCCTCCGAGCGCTTCGGCACGTTCACCGAGAACCTCTCCAGCGTTCTCCAAAGCGGCGGCGACGTCTCGGAGTTCCTCCGCGAACAGTACGAGCGCTACCGCGACGAGGCCGAAGAGCAGCAAGCGGAGATACTCAACCTCCTCGCGACGACCGCGGAGGTGTACGTGACGGTGATCGTCGCCGGTATGTTGTTTCTCATTACTATCCTGTTGATAATCGGGCTTACGGCCGGCGACACGCTCTTGGCGATGCGGGTGTTGACGTACGTCATCGTTCCCGCCGCGAACGTGTTGTTTTTGGCGTACCTTCTCGACGTTACCCGGCCGCTCCGCGCGGCGGGAGACGAACACGAGGACGACCGCGAGGACGAACGCGGGAAGGTGGCCGACCGCGGGCGCGACCCCGACCAGAAGCGTTCGGGCGAGGGAATCACCGCCGGCCGTGCCGTGGAGAGCGACGGCGGCTACACCCGTCCGGGAGCGGCGGCCGACCACGAACGGCTGTTCGCCTATCGACGGCTCCGGTCGGTCAGGGAAACGCTCGCCTCGCCGCTGGCGTCTCTCGTCGATCGGCCACGGTTGCTCCTGTATCTCACCGTTCCGATCGCGGTCGTCGCGACCGTCGTTCGGCTGCCGGCGATCCTCGCCGGCGGAAGCGTCGACGTCCGGGCACTCGACGACGTCCTGATTCAGGCGGCGATCTTTCTGAGCGGGACGTTCGCCGTCGTCTACGAGTACAGCAGGCGTCGGCTCAAACGACTCGAATCGGCCGTTCCGGAGCTTCTCGAGCGGCTCGCCAGCCTCAACGAGGCCGGCATCTCGGTCGTCTCCTCGTTCGATCGGGTCCGTCGTGGCGACATCGGCGAGCTCGATGCGGAGGTCAACCGCATCTGGAGGGACATCCAGTGGGGCGCGACGACCGAGGAGGCGCTCTCGCGGTTCGAGACGCGCGTCCGAACGCCCTCCGTCACTCGCGTGGTCACGCTCATCACGAACGCGATGCACGCCTCGAACGAGATCGGACCGGTCCTCCGGATCGCGGCCGAGCAGGCCCGCTCGGACCTCCAGCTCCGCCGGCAGCGCCGACAGGAGATGTTCACGTACCTCGTCGTGGTGTACGTCTCGTTTTTCGTCTTTTTAGTCGTCATCGGCGCCCTGGAGTACGTCCTGATCCCGAGCCTGCCGGACGTGGGCAGCATCGGTGGGGGTGCGGCCGGCGGTGCCGGCGGCGTCGGCGGGGCGGGGCCGCTCGGGGGGTTCGACGGCGGCGACCGCGACGCCTATCGGCTCGTCTTCGTTCACACCGCGTTCATCCAGTCGCTACTCTCGGGGCTCGCCGCCGGCGTCATGGGCAGCGGGTCGGTCAAGGCCGGCATGAAACACGCGGCGGTCATGCTTTCGATCTCGTACGTCCTGTTGACGTTCGCGATCTGAGGCCGCGTTCGCGCGTCCCGACGACGTTCGTACACCACGCCGACTCGCATCGCTGCCCTCTTTGCCGCCGCGGCGAAACCGGCCCCATGAACGATCGCGCCGGCGTCCGAGCGACGTACGACCGGATCGCCGATCACTTCTCTTCGACCCGCGAGTACCCCTGGCCGGAGGTCGAGTCCTTTTGTGCGGGGCGTCGCGCCGCCACTGCCCTCGACGTCGGCTGCGGGAACGGCCGCCACACCGAGCTGTTGGCCGGGCACGCCGATCGGGTCCTCGGCCTCGACGTGAGCCACGGACTGCTGTCGGCCGCCCGCGAGCGCGCCCCCGGAGCCGCCCTGGTCGCCGGCGACGCCGCCTCGCTGCCGGTCGCCGACGGAGCGGTCGGTCTTGCGGTATACGTCGCGACGCTGCATCACCTCCCGACGCGACGGCTCCGCCGGGAGAGCCTCGACGAACTCGCGCGTGTCCTTGACGACGGCGGGGTGGCGCTCGTTAGCGCCTGGAGTACCGCCGCTGACCGCTTCGAGGCCGACGCCGACACCGAGACGGGCTTCGATGCCGAGATCGATTGGACGCTTCCCGGCGGCGAGACGGTCCCGCGTTACTACCACATCTACGCGCCCGCGGAGTTCGATGCGGACCTCGGCGCGAGCGACCTCGCCGTCGTCGAGTCGTTCGTCTCCAGCGGGAACTGCTACGCCGTCGTCGAGCCGTCGTGACCGACGGAGTACTTAAATGCTGACGGCGCCCCGGCGAGCGATTTAAATACCGTTCCGGGAACGAAAAGACCCTTATAGGGCGTGATGTTACAGTTTCGTGCGCGCCGACGGTGAGCGGCCCGACGGGCCGCGAGTCGCGGCGCGACGAGGACGAGCGCCGGTGGTCTAGTGGCAGGACCTGAGCCTTCCAAGCTCATGGCCCGGGTTCAAATCCCGGCCGGCGCACTCCCTGCGGTCGTGCGCCGCCCGTACCCTCGCTCGCTCCGCTCGCGAGGATCCCGGCCGGCGCATTTTCTGCCGAACGGAGTGAGGCGAAAATCGCCACGGAATTTGAACCCTATCAGTCACAGCCCGGAAGCGCAGCGAAGCGAGCATCCCGGACTGTCTGATCCCGGTTCAAATCCCGGCCGGCGCATAGCGAGGATCGAGCGAAGCGAGATCCTCGGAAAGATCGAGCGGCGAAGCCGCGAGATAGCGAGACCGAACGAAGTGAGGTCTCGAAACGTGAACGGGGAGCAACGCGACCCGTGAACGGGTTCTCTGCGGTCGTGCGCCGCCCGTCCCCTCGCTCGCTCCGCTCGCGAGAATTCCGATAGACGGTGTCTATCGACATCACACTCGCTTCGCTCGTGTGATTCCCGGCCGGCGCATAGCGAGGATCGAGCGAAGCGAGATCCTCGGGAAGATCGAGCGGCGAAGCCGCGAGATAGCGAGACCGAACGAAGTGAGGTCTCGAAACACGGACGGGACGCGAGCCACGAGCGCACTCGCTTCGATCACCGGACCGATAACGGCAGGCCACGCCCCGAGAGTAGCCATTTAAATATCGCGGGCGACTCCGAACACACGATGTCAGATTCATCGGACACAGCGAACGGCAAACCGTCGTTGCTCGGTCGAGTGCTCTTTGCAGGTGGGCTCGCCGCCCTCGCGGTACGCAACCTGACGAACCTCGAGGGACGCGTCGCCTACGCCGACGCCAAGGGCGTCCCGGCGGCCGACCGGCTGGTCCCGGCCGCGACCGGCCTCCTGCTCGGTGGGAGCCTCGGCATCGGGACCTGGAAGCTTCCCCGGCTGTCCGGGGCGAGCGTCGCGGCCTTCTTCGTCGGCGTCACCCCGCTCATGCACGACTTCTGGGCCGTCGACGACGACGCGCGCGATCAGGAACTCACGTCGTTCCTCCAGAACGTGACGCTGCTCGGCGCTGCCGTCGTCTTCATCGGTTGGGCGACCGGCGAGTAACGCCTCCGACGATTATAAATGAGCGGGGCCGTTCACCCGCCGGACGATCGGTCCCGCCGCAGGCGTCCTTTTTCGACCCGCGTCGCCATCGCGAGGTAAAGCGCGAACACCAACAGGCCGACTGCGCCGGCGCCGGCGACGCCGAGGGCGTCCGCGCCGAGGAACAGCGGCTCCTCGCGTGCGACGGGGAGGAACGTGTGATGGAGGTCCCCACGGACCGGGATGAAGTAATCGACGGTCGTATCGAGGGCGTACCACGCGGTTGCGGTGCCGACGCCGAGCGGCGAGAACTCGGCGATCCGGTGGAGAACGAACGCCTGCAGCACCATCGCGGCGTGGCTCCAGATCAGAAACTGCCGCATCGCGGGGTGGAGGTAGCCGAACTCGGGCCAGAACGCGAGGTGGACCCAGACGGTCCACCCGCCCAGGATGATGTTGCCGAGAAAGGCCAACGCGGTCAGCCACTCCCGCCCGTGGCCGAGTTTCCACGCCGCGAGCGCCGCGGCGAGAAACAGCGTCGCGACGGGGCTGTCGGGGACGAAGGGCCACATCGCCGTGGGCGTCCGGGCGAGTTGGAAGCCGTAGTAGTAGAAGCCGAACGCCGTCCCGGCGAGGTTCACGAGGACGATCGGCCAGACGAGATTCAACGCGAGGTTCTCGAGTGGCTCGGGCAGCGGCGCGACGTACCGGGGGAGGTCCTCGCGGGGGACGTCGGACTCGAAGAGCCCGCGGACGTTCATACCGGGTACTCCGGGCGGGAGAATAAAAACACCCCGAGAGCGGCCGACCGGCGAGCGCCGCCCACGACGGCGGGGACGGGGCGGGTGACGGCGCGAGCAACCAACGGTAAAGCGACGGGGGGAACGACACGGATTAAGTGTGCTCGGCCCGTACAGTTTATTATGAGTGAAACGGACCTCGAGGAACTCAAACGAGGCACGGACCTCGTAAAGCGTGGTTTCGCGAAGATGCAGAAGGGCGGCGTCATCATGGACGTCGTCACGCGCGAACAGGCCCGTGTCGCCGAGGACTCGGGCGCGGTCGCCGTCATGTCGCTCGAGGCGGTCCCCGCCGACATCCGAAAGCGTGGCGGCGTCGCCCGGATGGCCGACCCCGGTGCCCTAGAGGAGATCATCGACGAGGTCTCGATCCCGGTGATGGGGAAGGCCCGAATCGGTCACACTGCCGAGGCGCAGATCCTCGAGGCGACCGGCGCGGACATGATCGACGAGTCGGAGGTGCTCACGACCGCCGACGAGCGCTATCACATCGACAAGCGAGAGCTCACATCGCCGTTCGTCTGCGGGGCCCGAAACCTCCAGGAGGCGCTGCGACGGATCGACGAGGGCGCGGCGATGATCCGGACGAAAGGCGAAGCCGGGACCGGCGACGTGAACCAGGCCGTCACCCACCAGCGGAACATCCAGCGTGCGATCCGCATGCTCTCCGGGATGGCCTACGAGGAGCGCGACGAGTGGGCCAGAGAGCACGGGGCACCCCGCGAACTCGTCCACGAGACGGCCGAAATGGGCCGGCTTCCGGTGGTCAACTTCGCGGCGGGCGGGATCGCGACCCCCGCCGACGCCGCGCTCATGATGCAGTTGGGCTGTGACGGCATCTTCGTCGGCTCCGGCATCTTCGGCGCGGAGAACCCCCAGGCGATGGGCGAGGCGGTCGTCGCGGCCGTCAACAACTACGACGACCCGGACACGCTCAAGGAGATCGCCAAGTCCCCCGGCAAGGGCATGAAGGGTCAGGCGAACGAGACGATGCCCGAAGAGGAACAACTGCAGGGCCGCGGCGTCTGAACGGGACACACGCCGTCGGACAGCCGACCGACAACCGACGCCGTCCTGAGTGCTGCCGGACGGCACGTTTTCTCATCTCACGTGACCTCGGGGTCCCGATTCCGGGGATAGCGCTGTTCCGCCACGGCGAACGCGAGCGTGCTCGCCACCCCGAGAAACGTCCCGGTCGTCAGCGTCACCGCGAGATACGACAACTCGGCGAACGGCAACGAGAGGAAGAACGCGGACACCCCATGGAGGACGATGGCGATGGCGACGACGTAGAACGGGGCGTTGAGGTACCGCCACCGGAATCCACCCGCGAGGTACTCGTCCGTGATCCGGCCGAGGGCGGCGACCACGCCGCCGGCGGCGGCCCACTGGACGGCCCCGTAGACGAACGCCGCGACCGGCTGGATCGCCCCGGAGTCGGCGTCCGTGAGCCGATCTATCGCGTCGAGGCCGCCGACGCCTCCGACGACGACGAGCGCCGCCGCGACGACGTACGTGACGAGTTGGACCCGCCCGGAGAAGAGCCCGACGCGGATCCCCTCGAGCGCTCCGTCGATCGTGTCCTCGAGACCCAACCCCCGAAAGAGGACGTACAACCCGAGCAGCGCCGAGATGACGCCGAACGTCGACCCGGGGAGGCCGATGACGTCGGCGAGGATGGCGATCGGGTATATCAAAAGCAAAATACCGAGTGGGATGAGGATCGTCCCCCGCGTTTCGGGGTCCGCAAGCACCTGCTTGAACGTGTAGTACATCGATTCGAGATCCTGGGCCTGCCGCACGACGACGCGCCGAACCCCGTCGATCGGGACTCGCGACCGGATGACCGGCAGGACGCTTTCGTCCTGTGCGCCGTCCGTGACGACGACCGCTTTGACGTCCTCGCCGGTCGACAGCGATGCGAGGACCGTATCGACCTCCTCGCCGACCTTTCGGTTCGCCGAGACGTCCGCCTTGGCGGTTCCCGTGACGACGGCCACCTCGACGGACTCGTCGTCGATGTTGTCGTGGACGTGGATGCCCTGAAAACAGACGTTGACGTCCGAGTCCTCGGGGTCGGCGGTCGCCAAGGCGACGGCGGCCGACTCGACAGCGTCGCGGCCGACGACGGGGGTGTCGAACGACGTCTTCCGGCCGAGGTCGTCGTCGAGGTCGACACAGAGGATCAACAGCATCGATCGTTGTAGGGCGTTTCGCGCGACGGGTTAAGTTCCTTCTCCCCCGGCGTCAGCGTCCGTCCGATCGCACTCTCCGAGCGACGGCGGACCGGCCCACACTATCGCGATCCGACCCCGCCGCCGAACGCCGAGAGGTCGCTTTGGATCCCGGCCGCGAGTGTCGACTTCCGCCGGAGGTCGGCCATCGACACCGGAAGCCGGGGAACCAGTTCCCGGACAGCGCCGTGGAAGCTCTCGGCGACCGCCGCCTCGCCGGCGACCGCGTCCCGGATCGACTCGCGGATCTGCCAGACGCCGACGGGCGCCCAGTACCCATCCGTCGCGTGTCTGATCACGAACACCTTCGCCTGCCGGCCGCGCTCGGCGAGCGCCTCGAGGACGCCGAGTCGGGCGGCGTAGTAGGCCCCCGAGGTCTCCTCGACGTACTCCGTTCGCCCCTCGTAGCCCTCGCTGTCGGCGGCCATGTACAACTGCCCGTTCGGGTCGGGGTTCCAGATGCTGCCCGGCGCTTTCAACTCGAGGAGTTCGAACTCCCACTCGCCGGGCGCGGCGACGACCCAGTACTCGTTGCCCATGTACTCGGCGTGCCACACCGACGTCTGCCCGATCGTGGGGGCGTTGCGGACGGTCCCCCGGAGGTACTGCCCGATCGTGTCGTCGACGGCGGTGATCGACCACCGCGTCGGGACGAGCCGTCGGTTCTCTCCCTGCCCGAGCGCGCCGACCGAGAGCACGTTGT
The genomic region above belongs to Natronomonas moolapensis 8.8.11 and contains:
- a CDS encoding DUF5804 family protein produces the protein MTRVCLVGDGDVELRYELLSRETSRAALSTYDLAAPYENTVAVETVSLGAAVALLNDLEWYLVRFAREALVLDPSVSKKEWLSRALAAAIRDDGLDHANSGRFLKLFGVDDGRLLEPMFVTRTGPELPAYDLHDVEDTLAVRVTESEFGA
- a CDS encoding DUF5793 family protein codes for the protein MRRDYFTLETAGVTAEESEEPSVSITYEGPTDELETRLRRDDGQLDGDGVDVAYRLHEPLDTDAPAGVFAVSDRITGEYVLEVNATSAPVLSVVEAASADADGRYRLVIETDGGTRLAEYDKSTLLVYDGDGNLLRDRSLIPSGVEI
- a CDS encoding type II/IV secretion system ATPase subunit — its product is MSRDDASVRPEEHSTRSVRQRLARAVESLRGSSIPEESYRPGEHGRIVGDRTFDGERVEAYWLNAPFSYAVITHDDEENEHRYYAVEPDLDRFERDVLETLYDDVRVPLLYTEHGGNPEDVLRSELRTRLERYGVEPDVAGFYRLYYYLYRRFQGFGKVDPLMHDPYIEDISCDGYNLPLYAYHDGYQDIETNVSFEETGLDSYIVRMAQQAGRHISVGNPIVETTLVDGSRAELALGEEVTPHGSAFTIRKYSDEPFTPIDLLEFGTFSLGQMAYLWLGIEHNKNIVFAGGTASGKTTSMNAISMFVPPRSKLITIEDTRELSLYHDNWLSCVTRERLDEAANVTMYDLLRSSLRHRPEYIIVGEVRGEEAITLFQAMNTGHTTLSTMHADSVQTVINRLENEPINVPRPMVQSLDILCVQRLARFGSERVRRAGTIAEIEGIDQRTGELDYTGAYNWDSATDTFSEGTEKLTEEIREERGWSKTELLRELQRRRRFLAFLQERGISQYEQFTAMVNRYYAVPEEVMGRIEAAEADGRVDLDAGAVVDPGSNEAEPRSG
- a CDS encoding type II secretion system F family protein, producing the protein MLWVLPLVAAIGLLGAFLAAPYSPRIDAAVTRLAFLLLGGRGIEIDVEREQALRSAAIGVPYREYAAKTYIYTAGAGVAGAVVGVYLGAAGLFVLASPGLSFDPNATIETSNVVQLGVFLLSGALLSAVAVGATYELRWRLPSVRADGRARRIDAGLPRTVAFTYALTRGGMSFPDVLRTLSDNERVFGEGAAEVDVAVRNIDLFNVDLVTAVQDLSENTPSERFGTFTENLSSVLQSGGDVSEFLREQYERYRDEAEEQQAEILNLLATTAEVYVTVIVAGMLFLITILLIIGLTAGDTLLAMRVLTYVIVPAANVLFLAYLLDVTRPLRAAGDEHEDDREDERGKVADRGRDPDQKRSGEGITAGRAVESDGGYTRPGAAADHERLFAYRRLRSVRETLASPLASLVDRPRLLLYLTVPIAVVATVVRLPAILAGGSVDVRALDDVLIQAAIFLSGTFAVVYEYSRRRLKRLESAVPELLERLASLNEAGISVVSSFDRVRRGDIGELDAEVNRIWRDIQWGATTEEALSRFETRVRTPSVTRVVTLITNAMHASNEIGPVLRIAAEQARSDLQLRRQRRQEMFTYLVVVYVSFFVFLVVIGALEYVLIPSLPDVGSIGGGAAGGAGGVGGAGPLGGFDGGDRDAYRLVFVHTAFIQSLLSGLAAGVMGSGSVKAGMKHAAVMLSISYVLLTFAI
- a CDS encoding class I SAM-dependent methyltransferase, with protein sequence MNDRAGVRATYDRIADHFSSTREYPWPEVESFCAGRRAATALDVGCGNGRHTELLAGHADRVLGLDVSHGLLSAARERAPGAALVAGDAASLPVADGAVGLAVYVATLHHLPTRRLRRESLDELARVLDDGGVALVSAWSTAADRFEADADTETGFDAEIDWTLPGGETVPRYYHIYAPAEFDADLGASDLAVVESFVSSGNCYAVVEPS
- a CDS encoding YphA family protein; its protein translation is MSDSSDTANGKPSLLGRVLFAGGLAALAVRNLTNLEGRVAYADAKGVPAADRLVPAATGLLLGGSLGIGTWKLPRLSGASVAAFFVGVTPLMHDFWAVDDDARDQELTSFLQNVTLLGAAVVFIGWATGE
- a CDS encoding DUF1405 domain-containing protein encodes the protein MNVRGLFESDVPREDLPRYVAPLPEPLENLALNLVWPIVLVNLAGTAFGFYYYGFQLARTPTAMWPFVPDSPVATLFLAAALAAWKLGHGREWLTALAFLGNIILGGWTVWVHLAFWPEFGYLHPAMRQFLIWSHAAMVLQAFVLHRIAEFSPLGVGTATAWYALDTTVDYFIPVRGDLHHTFLPVAREEPLFLGADALGVAGAGAVGLLVFALYLAMATRVEKGRLRRDRSSGG
- the pdxS gene encoding pyridoxal 5'-phosphate synthase lyase subunit PdxS, coding for MMSETDLEELKRGTDLVKRGFAKMQKGGVIMDVVTREQARVAEDSGAVAVMSLEAVPADIRKRGGVARMADPGALEEIIDEVSIPVMGKARIGHTAEAQILEATGADMIDESEVLTTADERYHIDKRELTSPFVCGARNLQEALRRIDEGAAMIRTKGEAGTGDVNQAVTHQRNIQRAIRMLSGMAYEERDEWAREHGAPRELVHETAEMGRLPVVNFAAGGIATPADAALMMQLGCDGIFVGSGIFGAENPQAMGEAVVAAVNNYDDPDTLKEIAKSPGKGMKGQANETMPEEEQLQGRGV
- a CDS encoding DUF373 family protein, giving the protein MLLILCVDLDDDLGRKTSFDTPVVGRDAVESAAVALATADPEDSDVNVCFQGIHVHDNIDDESVEVAVVTGTAKADVSANRKVGEEVDTVLASLSTGEDVKAVVVTDGAQDESVLPVIRSRVPIDGVRRVVVRQAQDLESMYYTFKQVLADPETRGTILIPLGILLLIYPIAILADVIGLPGSTFGVISALLGLYVLFRGLGLEDTIDGALEGIRVGLFSGRVQLVTYVVAAALVVVGGVGGLDAIDRLTDADSGAIQPVAAFVYGAVQWAAAGGVVAALGRITDEYLAGGFRWRYLNAPFYVVAIAIVLHGVSAFFLSLPFAELSYLAVTLTTGTFLGVASTLAFAVAEQRYPRNRDPEVT
- the nreA gene encoding DNA repair protein NreA, with product MRLDEYVDDLDREESVELRKLAEEKSYAVTKYIDDARTRFDETLSGETLVGSTAPSVFVGRSGYPQVSAGLLAPVGDEDDAADYVTTGAWYEQGYDIDDVFERRTGLLNSTRRSNVDARDVWDGFVGTQREVAIADRPVDVELGLEDRPGFDLDGSLEDIAAPRGPRVGADTARVTENPSIPRAVEKTLSDDDWRATGAMTYLYRRGFDVYEINNVLSVGALGQGENRRLVPTRWSITAVDDTIGQYLRGTVRNAPTIGQTSVWHAEYMGNEYWVVAAPGEWEFELLELKAPGSIWNPDPNGQLYMAADSEGYEGRTEYVEETSGAYYAARLGVLEALAERGRQAKVFVIRHATDGYWAPVGVWQIRESIRDAVAGEAAVAESFHGAVRELVPRLPVSMADLRRKSTLAAGIQSDLSAFGGGVGSR